One stretch of Zingiber officinale cultivar Zhangliang chromosome 6B, Zo_v1.1, whole genome shotgun sequence DNA includes these proteins:
- the LOC121989750 gene encoding probable ascorbate-specific transmembrane electron transporter 1, whose product MGVPAATTAKSKAFFFTAQVLAAAAAVMVLVWCIHLRGGLAFHSAGDKSLIFNVHPVLMLIGFIIMGSEATMCFRALPWSKQVNKCIHLILHGLALVLGAVGISAAFKFHNELGISNLYSLHSWLGLGTISLYGIQWILGFVTFLFPGASGSLKATFLPWHAVFGVFVYLLGIVSAELGFLEKLTFLETFGTVNRFSGEALLVNCTALAVLLLGVSVVLSLIASHLESTKVYSAD is encoded by the exons ATGGGTGTTCCGGCGGCGACGACGGCGAAGTCCAAGGCTTTCTTCTTCACGGCGCAGGTGCTCGCGGCTGCGGCGGCGGTCATGGTCCTGGTGTGGTGCATCCACCTCCGGGGAGGGTTAGCCTTTCATTCTGCCGGCGACAAATCGCTCATCTTTAAT GTGCATCCAGTGCTGATGCTGATCGGGTTCATCATCATGGGAAGCGAAG CAACAATGTGCTTTAGAGCTCTTCCGTGGAGCAAACAAGTGAACAAGTGCATCCATCTCATCCTCCATGGCCTTGCCCTTGTGCTCGGAGCTGTTGGAATCTCTGCAGCCTTCAAGTTTCATAATGAACTAGGAATCAGTAATCTCTACAGTCTCCATTCCTGGCTTGGCCTCGGCACCATCTCCCTCTACGGGATTCAA TGGATTTTGGGGTTTGTTACATTCTTGTTCCCTGGAGCTTCAGGGTCACTGAAAGCAACCTTCCTCCCTTGGCACGCGGTCTTCGGGGTCTTTGTCTACCTGCTGGGAATTGTGAGCGCTGAGTTAGGGTTCTTGGAGAAGCTGACGTTCCTTGAGACCTTTGGAACGGTGAACAGGTTCAGCGGTGAAGCTTTGCTGGTGAATTGTACGGCACTGGCGGTGCTGTTGCTGGGGGTCTCTGTTGTTCTTTCTCTCATTGCCTCTCACCTGGAAAGCACCAAGGTTTACTCTGCAGATTGA
- the LOC121989749 gene encoding myosin-1-like, whose protein sequence is MLSTRSMGGDGFDRSTLEEMLDAIRQGDEQPKDLPPALPARPTSRGRLPTSRRFVSARPNHEASDRGMNDKDVAVPKSGIFGSKKCLGIPELLRYEETVQAANITVFVPCKKLDCGGSDKRTVSECTGLEDDARNQTMQAILWVQKNFRGLQARSHFKQLKAAATNLQSFVRGESERQKFAVLIRRCCSAIVIQKHARRRSARAVFNGQLRDVVLLQSAIRGWLARQGVIVSTAASKRRQTSNLIEGNTRRESTSDHAEVIKDTNNEESQIYHALAELRCQLLKTEAALQQKEEENAMLKQRLQEYDIRWSNYESKMKSMETTWQGQLNSLQMNFAAARKSHALEEIPKQNRRQETPKPNHYCNFETSSSSEVQPLKDMLSKLQKNSNSVPMRNRDAAPSSVVQLTEEFDRQQKIFDNDAVLVNGSKSEQCAANINHLQELRELKARFASWKKDYKVRLREAKMELLKLGSPEEKAGTRKHWWCTARIK, encoded by the exons atgttgtCGACTCGCTCCATGGGCGGCGATGGGTTCGATCGGAGCACTCTGGAGGAGATGCTGGACGCCATCCGGCAGGGGGATGAGCAGCCTAAGGATCTGCCGCCGGCTCTACCCGCTCGGCCAACCTCGAGGGGTCGCCTGCCCACTTCAAGGAGATTTGTGTCCGCGAGGCCTAATCACGAAGCCAGTGATCGAGGAATGAATGATAAGGATGTGGCGGTGCCCAAAAGTGGAATTTTTGGCAGCAAGAAGTGCTTGGGGATTCCAGAACTGCTGCGCTATGAGGAAACAGTGCAGGCTGCCAATATCACAGTGTTTGTGCCTTGCAAGAAGTTGGATTGCGGAGGCAGCGACAAGCGTACCGTAAGCGAG TGTACTGGTTTGGAAGATGATGCTAGAAATCAAACTATGCAAGCAATTCTTTGGGTGCAGAAGAATTTTCGAGGTCTCCAAGCTCGTTCGCATTTTAAACAGCTGAAGGCAGCAGCAACTAATTTACAATCAT TTGTTCGAGGTGAAAGCGAAAGGCAAAAGTTTGCAGTGTTGATAAGGAGGTGCTGTTCAGCTATTGTGATCCAAAAGCATGCACGACGGCGATCTGCTAGGGCTGTCTTTAACGGCCAACTCAGGGATGTTGTGCTATTGCAGTCCG CCATTCGTGGTTGGCTAGCAAGGCAAGGAGTCATCGTCTCGACTGCTGCTTCAAAGAGAAGGCAAACGTCGAACCTCATTGAAGGAAACACAAGGAGAGAATCAACAAGTGACCATGCTGAAGTTATTAAG GACACAAACAATGAGGAGAGTCAGATTTACCATGCTTTGGCTGAACTCCGATGTCAGCTGCTGAAAACTGAAGCAGCACTgcagcagaaagaagaagaaaatgctATGTTGAAACAGAGGCTTCAGGAGTATGATATAAGGTGGTCAAACTATGAATCGAAAATGAAATCGATGGAGACGACATGGCAGGGACAATTGAATTCTTTGCAG ATGAACTTTGCAGCCGCAAGAAAATCCCATGCTTTGGAGGAGATACCAAAGCAAAACAGAAGGCAGGAGACACCTAAACCTAACCATTATTGTAACTTTGAaacctcttcttcttctgaggttcaACCTCTCAAAGACATGCTATCAAAACTCCAAAAGAATTCTAATTCAGTGCCAATGAGAAACCGTGATGCTGCCCCAAGTTCGGTCGTTCAACTTACGGAGGAGTTTGATCGGCAACAAAAGATATTCGACAATGATGCTGTTTTAGTCAACGGATCAAAATCAGAGCAATGTGCAGCCAATATAAACCATTTACAAGAGCTTCGAGAACTCAAAGCTCGTTTTGCTTCGTGGAAAAAAGATTACAAGGTGCGATTGAGGGAGGCAAAGATGGAATTACTAAAGCTCGGCAGTCCTGAAGAGAAAGCAGGCACACGGAAACATTGGTGGTGCACTGCTAGAATAAAATGA